The Leptolyngbya sp. 'hensonii' genomic interval AAGGAGGAAAAAGGTGCAGCGATGCTTGCCGATTTAGCCCCCCAATCGATTAGCTTGACCTTCAGCGTCACGCTACCGCCTGCTGGAGTAAATTTTACGGCATTCATCAGTAAGTTAATCAGCACCTGGCGCAGGCGGCGTTCATCCACCTCGATCAGGCTAATTCCACTTTGAATAGAGCAGTCCAGGGAGATATTCTTCTTGAGCGCTTGTTGCCGGACAAAAGCCAGGCTGGAATCACAGAGGGCCTTGACATAGACCGGTGAGAGGGTCAACTCCATCATGCCCGCTTCAATTTTGGAGAGGTCAAGAATATCGTTGATCAGCTCCAGCAGATGTCTGCCACTCTGTTCAATAGTAACGACGACCTTGCGCTGTCGATCGGTCAACACCCCATAGACTTGGTCCTGCAACCCTTCCGACATACCCAAAATGGCATTCAGGGGCGTCCGTAACTCATGGCTCATCGTCGCCAGAAACTCATCTTTGAGGCGAGTAGCCCGTTCCAACTCTTGATTCGCCCGTTCCAGGCGCTCGTTCGTCTGGCGCAACTGGGCAGCAGCCTGCCGCCGTTCCGTAATATCTTCCACCATGCCCAGGCCATAGAGCCTGCCGCCATCCCGATCGTGCAGGAGGGTCGCCGTAAAGTTAACCCAGAGCACCCTGCCATTTTTAGTCAGGTAGCGTTTCTCCAACTGGTAGCGAGAAATCTCACCCTGAATACTCTGTTGAATAAAGTAGGTGTCGATTTCCCGATCGTCCGGATGGGTAATGTCGAGATAGGAGATCTGGGCCAACTCAGCCGCCGTATAGCCCAACATCTGCTGCAAAACCCGGTTGGTGCGGGTAAATCGATAGGTTTCGATATTGGCCAGGAGCATCCCGATCGGGGCTTCATTAAACGTCGTCCGAAACTGTTCTTCACTGTGCTGCAGCGCAACTTCCACCTGAATGCGATCGGTGATGTCGATGGCAATCCCCTGCAGCACCTGAGTTTGGCGATCCTCCAGGGTCACCAGCATGGCTTCATCCCGAACCCAAATAGTTTTTCCTGTGCCTGTAACCATTCGGTATTCAGATAGGAACGGTACAGCGGCTGAAATCGCTAGATCCAGCTCCTGCAAAACCCGTTCCCGATCCGCTGGATGGATATAGTCCGTCCACTTGCTGAAGTTTCCCGCAGACCATTCGGCGGCAGAAATCTCGAGCAAGTGCTGAATATAGGGGCTGATATAAGCATGCTCTGGGGCAGCCCTGAGGGGAGAGATATAGACCACACCAGGAATTTGCTCAATCAGCAACCGGTACTTTGACTCAGCCTGTTTCAAGGCAGCCGTTCGCTCTTCTACCCGTCGTTCCAGCTCAGCATTGAGGGTTTGGAGGGCGCGTTCAGTCTGCTTGCGATCGGTAATATCCCGCACCATTAGCAGCACTTCATCTGCACCAATTACCGCAATCCTGGCTTCTTCGCATCGCAGGTCCCCCTGCACTTCAATCTCATATTCATACGCCTGCACCTGGCCAGTTTCAAGGGCCTGCTGAATATAGGCCATGCGCTGTTGCGCCAGGGGAGCCGGAATCAAGTCATGGACATTACAGCCCACCAAGTCATCCACGGGTTTCAGCAAAGCGATCGCATCCTCATTGGTGACGAACAGATAGTCTCCCCGACTGTTCATGCGAACCAGCCAGTCCGGAATTGCCTCCAGAATGGCCCGATTCATCGCCTCGCTCTGGCGTAAAGCAGTGGTGCGTTCCTCCACCTTGCGCTCCAGGTTGGCATTAAGGATTTCCAGATTGCGATACAGTTCGGCCTGCTGGATGGCGATCGCCAGTTGCACCGCCAGTTGATCCAGTAAGCCCAGTTCAGATTCCTGCCATTGCCGGGGAGCATTGCACTGGTGCGAGATCAGCAATCCCCAGAGGCATAAATTGGGGGGAGGAGGTCCAGCCAGGGAGTTCACGGAATCCATCCATGGACTCCCCAGATCCCTTGCCACCTCCCGGTTAGGCAACTCTGCTGTGGCCGCATTTTCGAGCAAAATTGGCACCACCAGGTTCGCTTTCACCTGAAATTCCTCCAGCAGCGCCCTGTGGCAGGGGCTCAGCTCTGTACTGTAGATATCTGCTACGGCCCAGATCCTTCCCTGCAGGTAGGCCTCACCAATGCCGGATTGAAAACAGGTGTCCTGGATCTCAGCATTCAGGCAAGCTAGCCAGGGAGGTGACACAGACTCGGCCACAATCTTGCCCCCCATATTCGCCTGAAACTGGTACACCAGCACCCGATCGGTCTGTAGCAACTGACGAACTTCACCCACAGCCGTATCCAGCACTTCCTGCAATTGCAACGAGCGCCGGATTCGAAGGGCGATCGTATTGATCAAGTGTTGTTGTTCCCGCTGCTGCCGGATTTGCTCCATCAGCCCCATCCGTTCCAGAGCACTCCGGACAGCCCGCTGCACCCCTTCACAGGTGAGATCTTTTTTCTTCAGGTAATCCTGGGCTCCACTCTTTAACACCTGAACGGCGATTGCCTCATTCCCCTGATCCGCTAGGACCAGCACCGGAACCTGGTTTTTTCCGAGCTGTAGTCTCAAACGGTAAAGAAATTCCAGCCCATCCATATCCGGCAGTTGATAGTTGAGCAGGATCAGATGGGGCAGGTTTATTTGACAGGCCTGCAACGCTCCTTCGCCTGACTCCCATTCCAGAATCTCATAAGCCTGGAGGGCATCTTGCTGTAGATATTGCCTATACAAGGCGCGATCTGCAGCAGAGGCATCTACAAGGAAAATAGGGCGAGGTGGGCGCATGATACGAAATCTTTATCCCAATTTGCGTTGTACTCCTGACAGATGGGTCCTATCCTGATGTTGCCTGTACAACCGTTGAGCAGGGCCGTATCCCCAGGGAAAATCTTCAACCTGATTCAGACAGGCAACGTGAAATAGAACGTGCTTCCAGCTCCGTAGGTAGATTCAACCCAGATTTCCCCTCCATGCCGCTCAATAATTTTTTTAACGATCGTAAGTCCTACCCCCGTTCCTCCGCCATACCGACTCGGAGCATGCAGTCGTTTAAAAATTCGAAAGATCACACCCAGGTGCTTCTCCCGCATTCCGATTCCATTATCTCGAATATAAAAGGTTCGAAGTGAAGATTGAACCGCATCCGTATCGGTGGAAGCAGGCTCTGACTGAGGCAGACAACCCACTTCAATCCATTTTTCGGGTTGGTCATTATATTTCAACCCATTCCCAATCAGATTCGTCAAAACTTCTTCCAGCAAAATCCGATCGCCTTGCACCCTGGGTAGGGGCTGGGGAATGCGGATCTCAATCTGGGAAGATTCCTGGCCAATCCTGAGCACTTCAACCACATTTTGAACCAGTTGATTCAAATCCAGAGATGAGAAATGCAGTTCCTGCCGCCCCAACCGCGAGAAATGCAGCAGGGCATTAATTAGATTTTCCATCCGACAGGTCAGATTAACCAGGGTTTCAAGCTTAGCCACCCCCTCTATGTCCAAAACGCTGGCATAGTCTTCCAGCAGAAACGTGGCGTAATTATGAATTCCCCGCAACGGTTCCTTCAGATCATGGGAGGCAATGTAGGCAAAAGCATCCAGTTCGCTGTTACTGCGCTGCAATTCTAGATTGATAGCCGCCAGTTCATCTGCCCGACGGAGCACAATTCCCACGATCGCGCTCCGTAGTTCCATAGCCCCCTCAATCTCTCCGGGTTGCCAGGGGAGAGATTGACCCGTCACCGTTTCCTGCCACAATTCAAACGATTTACGGGGAAAGAGGGTCAGGGTCCCATCCGGTTCCCGGTGAGCCTGTTTATGGGGATTCCCAGCCCAATTGACGTGCTGCAGCAACTCTGGGCGAAACCAGAGGACGTAATTTTTCTGGATTCGGGTAATCGATAGGGCTAGCAAGCCACTGGCCTGCTCTTTGAAGGCCATTGCTGGAGGATACAGGGCAGACAGCCCATGGGTGATGAACAAATTATGTTGAAACTGATTCGGTAACCACTCTATGAGATTCAGCAGTTCATCCTCGGCGGGGGTTTGGCCGATCGTGACCAGGTTTCGGTCCGCATAGACCGCAACGCCCTCTGCCCTCGTCAGAGAGCGCAGATTCGCCAGATTTTGGATCAATCCATCCACAAAGCTCTCGGAGCGGGCAATCTCATCAATCAAGCGGGACTGAATAGATTTCAGTCGAATTCTATCTTCCAGATTCTCCTGTTCTTCCTTCGCGATTAATTCCAAGGACATCACCCGCCCCAGAAACTCGCAAATCGTTCGGGTTTCGTAGGAGACAAAATAGGGCGTAGTGTGATGACAGGCAATCAGCCCCCACAGCTTCTGATTTTTGATCAAAGAAATAGACATGGAGGCCCGTACCCCCATATTGTGCAAATACTCAATGTGAATCGGAGAAACAGCCCGAAGCACACTCAGGCTTAGATCCAGGGGGGAAGATTCTTCCTGTTCCCCTTCTGCCCGTATGATCTTGACGGGGGTATAGTTCACGTCAGGGATGAGGCGGAGCCAGTTAACGCTGTAAAGATGTTTCGCCTGCTTCGGAATGTCAGAGTCCGGGTAGTGCAGCCCCAGATAGGATTCCAGGTGGTCAGGCTTATCTTCAGCCACCACAGTCCCCGATCCATCCGCCTCAAACCGATAAATCATAACCCGATCGAACCCCACGATCGCCCGAATATCCTTCACAACCAGAGTACATAAGTCCTGCAAGCTGATAGCCTGCTGCATTCGACTCAAAACCCGGTGGGTTTGTTGATAAAAACCCAAAAAATCTTGATCCGCTGTTGTGCACAGGGGTTCTAATTCCAGAATAATTTTGTTTGCTAAAGACCGATGCACAATCCCATTCATCAGGGAAGCCTGATCTCCCTGCCCGATCGTTACCTTCAGGGGATTGAGATACTCAAAGTTTCCGGCCAGGCAGGCATGGATGCTCAACACAGTTGCATCTCCCAGCCAGGTAGAGAGTGGCCTGCCTAAAAGATCCTGGGATGGAATTCCCATCAAAGCAGCTCCATTATCACTCACCTGTTCCACCGTCAGGTCGGGTTCGGAGAGCACCAGCAGCAACCCATGGGGCTGAATGAACCCAGGTATGTGAATCGGTTCCCGATCGCAATTTGTTAAATCAATCATCTCTAAAATTAAATGGTGGGATTGATAATGATGGAAAGGTAGCCTGGAGGACTTCGTCTCTTGCCTCCCATCTGATTCAAACGGAATTTGCTCCTACCATGAATCGAAACAATGGCTCATCCAATACTGTATCCCAGAAGAATTTTCAACAAAAATTTATTCCAATCCATGGCTGGGCACAGTTAAATAAAAATGATTCTGGGAATAAGAAATAACCCCCTTGTACCCTTTTTATTCAGGCTCCCCCTCTGAATTATGTCCCCCTTGCAGCAACAGCATTCTGACCTTGCAACACAGACAGAACGCCTGAATCTATTACCAGAATCCCGTGACTATGAGCTCTGGTACAGGCAGGGCGAATCATTGGCCAGTGTGGGCAACTATGAAGGGGCTCTGGTGAGTTTTGAGGCAGCCCTGAAAATCAGACCCGAGAGTGTAGCGGCCTGGAATTTTCGGGCAGCCATGTTGATTCATCTGGAACGGTACGAGGATGCGCTCAGTAGCAGCGATCGGGCACTCAATCTCCAGCATGGGAACGAAGAGGCCTGGTTATTTAGGGGGGCTGCCCTGCAACGGTTAGGGCACTATCAACAAGCCTATGCCAGCTACTATCAGGCTTTAGACAGAGGCCGACGAACTCGTACCGAATTCTCCTGGTTCAAAGGAATTAAAAGACTCTTTAAGGGATAGGGTCAGCAGCGTTAATCCCAGGGTAGAGCCAGTAAAATAAAGCTATCGGATTCGAGGGCCAGTTCTCTGGTTGATTTTACCTATCGAGACTATCTACGGCCACCTGCAGGGCCTGAAATCCAGCCAGCTTAAACAATTACAAAAGCTTTACCATCAGCGGCTTCCCGGCGATCGCCTCACCACGTCGGAATTTGCCCAACGGCTGGCTGCCATCAGCACTGAAATTAACCAACCTGTGTGCGTCTACATTAATCGTCGGGGGCAGCCTATCCGTGTGGGGGTAGGGACCCCCGGCCAAACTCAGATTCCGTTGCTGGAACTCCCCCGCTATGGGGTCGAGCGTCTGAGTGGCATCCGCTGTATTGCCACCCAACTCAAGGCCGATCCACCGAATCAGGCCGCTCTGACCGCAATGGCCATGCAACGACTGGACGCACTGGCGGTCCTGATTCTCTCAGGGTCTGGGTTTGAGCGGCGGGGTGGAGGTGCGACAGGCTATGTCCGAGCAACCTAT includes:
- a CDS encoding ATP-binding protein; its protein translation is MIDLTNCDREPIHIPGFIQPHGLLLVLSEPDLTVEQVSDNGAALMGIPSQDLLGRPLSTWLGDATVLSIHACLAGNFEYLNPLKVTIGQGDQASLMNGIVHRSLANKIILELEPLCTTADQDFLGFYQQTHRVLSRMQQAISLQDLCTLVVKDIRAIVGFDRVMIYRFEADGSGTVVAEDKPDHLESYLGLHYPDSDIPKQAKHLYSVNWLRLIPDVNYTPVKIIRAEGEQEESSPLDLSLSVLRAVSPIHIEYLHNMGVRASMSISLIKNQKLWGLIACHHTTPYFVSYETRTICEFLGRVMSLELIAKEEQENLEDRIRLKSIQSRLIDEIARSESFVDGLIQNLANLRSLTRAEGVAVYADRNLVTIGQTPAEDELLNLIEWLPNQFQHNLFITHGLSALYPPAMAFKEQASGLLALSITRIQKNYVLWFRPELLQHVNWAGNPHKQAHREPDGTLTLFPRKSFELWQETVTGQSLPWQPGEIEGAMELRSAIVGIVLRRADELAAINLELQRSNSELDAFAYIASHDLKEPLRGIHNYATFLLEDYASVLDIEGVAKLETLVNLTCRMENLINALLHFSRLGRQELHFSSLDLNQLVQNVVEVLRIGQESSQIEIRIPQPLPRVQGDRILLEEVLTNLIGNGLKYNDQPEKWIEVGCLPQSEPASTDTDAVQSSLRTFYIRDNGIGMREKHLGVIFRIFKRLHAPSRYGGGTGVGLTIVKKIIERHGGEIWVESTYGAGSTFYFTLPV
- a CDS encoding response regulator — protein: MRPPRPIFLVDASAADRALYRQYLQQDALQAYEILEWESGEGALQACQINLPHLILLNYQLPDMDGLEFLYRLRLQLGKNQVPVLVLADQGNEAIAVQVLKSGAQDYLKKKDLTCEGVQRAVRSALERMGLMEQIRQQREQQHLINTIALRIRRSLQLQEVLDTAVGEVRQLLQTDRVLVYQFQANMGGKIVAESVSPPWLACLNAEIQDTCFQSGIGEAYLQGRIWAVADIYSTELSPCHRALLEEFQVKANLVVPILLENAATAELPNREVARDLGSPWMDSVNSLAGPPPPNLCLWGLLISHQCNAPRQWQESELGLLDQLAVQLAIAIQQAELYRNLEILNANLERKVEERTTALRQSEAMNRAILEAIPDWLVRMNSRGDYLFVTNEDAIALLKPVDDLVGCNVHDLIPAPLAQQRMAYIQQALETGQVQAYEYEIEVQGDLRCEEARIAVIGADEVLLMVRDITDRKQTERALQTLNAELERRVEERTAALKQAESKYRLLIEQIPGVVYISPLRAAPEHAYISPYIQHLLEISAAEWSAGNFSKWTDYIHPADRERVLQELDLAISAAVPFLSEYRMVTGTGKTIWVRDEAMLVTLEDRQTQVLQGIAIDITDRIQVEVALQHSEEQFRTTFNEAPIGMLLANIETYRFTRTNRVLQQMLGYTAAELAQISYLDITHPDDREIDTYFIQQSIQGEISRYQLEKRYLTKNGRVLWVNFTATLLHDRDGGRLYGLGMVEDITERRQAAAQLRQTNERLERANQELERATRLKDEFLATMSHELRTPLNAILGMSEGLQDQVYGVLTDRQRKVVVTIEQSGRHLLELINDILDLSKIEAGMMELTLSPVYVKALCDSSLAFVRQQALKKNISLDCSIQSGISLIEVDERRLRQVLINLLMNAVKFTPAGGSVTLKVKLIDWGAKSASIAAPFSSFLEDASPNVGFLAFIVEDTGIGIASEHLGRLFQPFVQIDSSLSRQYSGTGLGLALVKQIMELHGGGVSVTSVVGQGSCFTVTLPCSSEVRAGALDLDPLSTELPNLIGTPVSVTAPLVLLAEDNLFNIDMMSDYLKSQGYRLILAENGQVAIDQAKTHKPDIILMDIQMPEMDGLEATRQIRADRELTAIPIIALTALAMPSDREKCLAAGVNEYMAKPVSLRQLGNKIQALLNG
- a CDS encoding tetratricopeptide repeat protein, which produces MSPLQQQHSDLATQTERLNLLPESRDYELWYRQGESLASVGNYEGALVSFEAALKIRPESVAAWNFRAAMLIHLERYEDALSSSDRALNLQHGNEEAWLFRGAALQRLGHYQQAYASYYQALDRGRRTRTEFSWFKGIKRLFKG